A section of the Streptomyces sp. 6-11-2 genome encodes:
- a CDS encoding pyridoxal-phosphate dependent enzyme, whose translation MAAEGAADGPDLVSIPVGVGSLAQAVVTHYRSRPSGRAPALLSVEPQAAACVLESLTRGEPVTVTCGDTTMAGLNCGTPSSIAWPYLRGGLDAAVAVPDIDSARAAVRLAALGVSSGPCGAAALAGLRTVLTGAGGEERRTALGLDATSVVVLLSTEGRDAAPYSVADH comes from the coding sequence CTGGCGGCCGAAGGGGCCGCCGACGGCCCCGACCTCGTCTCCATTCCGGTGGGAGTGGGCTCCCTGGCCCAGGCCGTGGTCACCCACTACCGCAGCCGCCCCTCCGGGCGCGCTCCGGCGCTGCTGTCGGTGGAGCCGCAGGCAGCGGCCTGCGTGCTCGAAAGCCTCACCCGCGGCGAACCCGTCACCGTCACCTGCGGCGACACCACCATGGCGGGACTGAACTGCGGCACCCCCTCCAGCATCGCCTGGCCCTACCTGCGGGGCGGGCTGGACGCCGCTGTCGCCGTCCCCGACATCGACAGTGCCCGCGCGGCCGTCCGCCTCGCGGCCCTCGGGGTCTCCTCGGGCCCCTGCGGAGCCGCCGCGCTCGCCGGTCTCCGCACGGTGCTCACCGGTGCGGGCGGCGAGGAGCGCCGTACGGCCCTGGGGCTCGACGCGACCTCGGTGGTCGTGCTGCTGAGCACCGAGGGCCGGGACGCCGCCCCGTACTCCGTCGCCGATCACTGA
- a CDS encoding LysE family translocator, with translation MLTHFAAALGVLGLLTVVPGPDMAVVTRRALVAGPGDALRTVGGITTGLLLWGALSVAGLAAVLAASPTAYLVVKLLGAAYLVFLGAQALWENRRGVSHTTRTGSGSPAVGSPWRTGLVSNALNPKIAVFYSGLLPTLAPPQLPAAWAMTLLVLLHATLTLTWLGGYALLLSRAGRVLERPGTRRILGRTTGVVLIGLGLVVATTAG, from the coding sequence GTGCTGACCCACTTCGCAGCCGCGCTCGGTGTCCTCGGCCTGCTGACCGTCGTGCCCGGCCCGGACATGGCGGTGGTCACGCGACGCGCCCTCGTGGCCGGGCCCGGGGACGCGCTGCGCACCGTGGGCGGAATCACGACCGGGCTGCTGCTCTGGGGCGCGCTGAGTGTGGCCGGACTCGCGGCCGTGCTCGCCGCCTCACCCACGGCCTACCTGGTCGTCAAGCTCCTCGGCGCCGCGTACCTGGTCTTCCTGGGCGCGCAGGCGCTGTGGGAGAACCGCCGCGGCGTCTCGCACACCACCCGCACGGGCAGCGGCTCCCCCGCCGTCGGGAGCCCGTGGCGGACCGGCCTGGTCAGCAACGCCCTCAATCCGAAGATCGCCGTCTTCTACTCCGGACTGCTTCCCACCCTGGCCCCGCCGCAGCTGCCCGCAGCCTGGGCCATGACGCTGCTGGTCCTCCTCCATGCCACCCTGACCCTCACCTGGCTGGGCGGCTATGCTCTTCTGCTGTCCAGGGCCGGGCGCGTCCTCGAAAGGCCGGGGACCCGCCGCATACTGGGGCGGACCACGGGCGTCGTGCTGATCGGTCTCGGTCTCGTGGTCGCGACCACGGCCGGCTGA
- a CDS encoding alkaline phosphatase family protein, which produces MGRSTRPRPLARRRLPAVTAGTAALILALTPSASCAAPQRQAAPHTLPGGYRHLVVIYEENHSFDNLYGTWGPVGGRQVEGLARATVRQRTQRAQDGTPYRCLLQNDVNLTSPPLSPTCRDAAHGVAASAFANEPFTVDDHIGPRDRTCPAPGTRADGGVVNDSPGALPGGCTRDLVHRFYQNRYAIDGGRQDRYVTASDAVGLTMGHYDTTSLPVHRYLHAPGAPRYVLADHFFQGAFGGSFLNHQYLIAARAPQDTSGGASGAKNTVLDADGMPASYPLYRATGPVADGALTTACPDGDPADYAHACGNLAVNTVQPSSAPYGSGPRIPLIDDAKYPNIGDRLTTAGVSWNWYSGGWNDAEAGHPGPLFQYHHQPFDYFADYAPGTPGRGHLRDETEFLRAARTGTLPAVSFVKPYGAENEHPGYAGEAAGSDHLVDLLKAVTEGPQAGKTLVVVTYDEFGGQWDHLPPPGPGSPTPGAHDAWGPGTRVPALIVSRSLPRSAVDHTVYDTTSIIATIERGYGLKPVATRDAVVNDLSPAVAAGGRGTR; this is translated from the coding sequence ATGGGACGCAGCACTCGACCCCGGCCGCTCGCCCGACGCCGACTGCCCGCCGTCACGGCCGGTACGGCCGCCCTGATCCTGGCCCTGACGCCCTCGGCCTCGTGTGCCGCACCTCAGCGGCAGGCCGCGCCGCACACGCTGCCCGGCGGCTACCGGCACCTGGTGGTGATCTACGAGGAGAACCACTCCTTCGACAACCTCTACGGCACCTGGGGACCGGTCGGCGGCCGGCAGGTCGAGGGCCTGGCCCGGGCCACCGTCCGGCAGCGCACACAACGCGCCCAGGACGGCACGCCGTATCGCTGCCTGCTCCAGAACGACGTGAACCTGACCAGCCCGCCCCTGTCGCCCACCTGCCGCGACGCCGCCCACGGGGTCGCGGCGAGCGCGTTCGCCAACGAGCCGTTCACCGTCGACGACCACATCGGGCCGCGGGACCGCACCTGTCCCGCGCCCGGAACCCGCGCGGACGGCGGTGTGGTCAACGACTCGCCGGGTGCCCTGCCCGGCGGCTGCACCCGGGACCTGGTGCACCGCTTCTACCAGAACCGGTACGCCATCGACGGCGGCCGGCAGGACCGCTACGTCACCGCCTCCGACGCGGTCGGCCTCACGATGGGCCACTACGACACCACGTCACTGCCGGTCCACCGCTACCTGCACGCCCCCGGCGCCCCGCGCTACGTCCTGGCCGACCACTTCTTCCAGGGCGCGTTCGGCGGATCCTTCCTCAACCACCAGTACCTGATCGCCGCGCGGGCGCCGCAGGACACCAGCGGCGGTGCCTCCGGCGCGAAGAACACGGTCCTCGACGCCGACGGCATGCCGGCCTCGTACCCGCTGTACCGGGCGACCGGCCCGGTGGCGGACGGCGCTCTGACCACCGCCTGCCCGGACGGCGACCCGGCCGACTACGCGCACGCCTGCGGCAACCTGGCCGTCAACACGGTGCAGCCGTCCAGCGCACCGTACGGCAGCGGCCCCCGGATCCCGCTGATCGACGACGCGAAGTACCCCAACATCGGCGACCGGCTCACGACCGCCGGCGTTTCCTGGAACTGGTACTCCGGCGGCTGGAACGACGCGGAGGCCGGGCACCCCGGACCGCTCTTCCAGTACCACCACCAGCCGTTCGACTACTTCGCCGACTACGCCCCCGGCACCCCGGGCCGCGGCCACCTGCGCGACGAGACGGAGTTCCTGCGTGCGGCCAGGACCGGCACGCTGCCGGCCGTCAGCTTCGTCAAGCCCTACGGCGCCGAGAACGAGCACCCCGGCTACGCCGGCGAGGCGGCCGGCAGCGACCACCTCGTCGACCTGCTCAAGGCGGTGACGGAGGGCCCACAGGCCGGCAAGACGCTCGTGGTCGTCACCTACGACGAGTTCGGCGGCCAGTGGGACCATCTGCCGCCCCCGGGACCGGGCTCGCCCACGCCCGGCGCCCATGACGCCTGGGGCCCGGGCACCCGCGTCCCCGCACTGATCGTCTCCCGCTCGCTGCCGCGCTCGGCCGTCGACCACACCGTCTACGACACCACCTCCATCATCGCCACCATCGAACGCGGCTACGGCCTCAAGCCCGTCGCCACTCGCGACGCGGTCGTCAACGACCTCTCCCCGGCCGTAGCCGCCGGTGGCCGCGGAACCCGGTAG
- a CDS encoding sigma-70 family RNA polymerase sigma factor, with amino-acid sequence MGTASTTDEELLRTLYAEHAGPLFHYVLRLTSGDRQWAEDVVQETLLRAWQHPAAFEPARGPARAWLCTVARHVVIDGHRARKARPPEVDGEALEQAAEQTRGEDQIEQALQSWAVADALRTLSPDHRAVLLETYYRGRTMAEAADVLGIPLGTVKSRTYYALHALRLALRERGIEP; translated from the coding sequence ATGGGGACCGCTTCGACCACGGACGAGGAACTGCTCCGCACTCTGTACGCCGAGCATGCGGGCCCCCTGTTCCACTACGTGCTGCGACTGACCTCAGGAGACCGGCAGTGGGCCGAGGACGTCGTGCAGGAGACTCTGCTGCGCGCGTGGCAGCACCCCGCAGCGTTCGAACCGGCCCGCGGTCCGGCGCGGGCATGGCTGTGCACGGTCGCCCGGCACGTGGTCATCGACGGCCACCGGGCCCGCAAGGCCAGGCCGCCCGAGGTGGACGGCGAGGCCCTGGAGCAGGCCGCAGAGCAGACGCGGGGCGAGGACCAGATCGAGCAGGCGCTGCAGAGCTGGGCGGTGGCCGACGCCCTGCGGACGCTGTCCCCGGACCATCGCGCCGTACTGCTGGAGACGTACTACCGGGGCCGGACCATGGCGGAAGCAGCTGACGTGCTGGGCATCCCGCTGGGCACCGTGAAGTCGCGGACCTACTACGCCCTGCACGCCCTCAGGCTCGCGCTCCGGGAACGGGGGATCGAGCCATGA
- a CDS encoding MgtC/SapB family protein: MSVLAASLWDLSNGQGVRQLSELGLALLLSSLIGWEREAKQKSAGLRTHTLVGISSALMMEVSQHGFTNVLGLENVSFDPSRVAAQIVSGIGFIGGGLIFVRRDAVRGLTTAATVWLTCAVGMACGGGLPILATATTIVHFLVVRGYPRLLSTRLMPGTSTSIFEARLTYRTGTALLPRLMQVCTRRGFRILQVRVERLPGRTDDAAKVLLELEGTEDPAQLASELFQDDGVIDVEMTTGDEE, from the coding sequence GTGAGCGTGCTGGCGGCGTCGTTGTGGGACTTGAGCAACGGGCAGGGCGTGCGGCAGCTGTCCGAGCTGGGGCTGGCGCTGCTGTTGTCGAGCCTGATCGGCTGGGAGCGGGAGGCCAAGCAGAAGAGCGCGGGCCTGCGGACGCACACCCTGGTCGGTATCTCCAGCGCCCTGATGATGGAGGTCTCGCAGCACGGGTTCACCAATGTCCTGGGGCTGGAGAACGTCTCGTTCGACCCGTCCCGGGTGGCGGCGCAGATCGTCTCGGGGATCGGATTCATCGGCGGCGGACTGATCTTCGTGCGCCGGGACGCGGTACGGGGCCTGACCACCGCGGCGACGGTCTGGCTGACCTGCGCCGTCGGCATGGCCTGCGGCGGCGGACTGCCCATCCTCGCGACGGCGACCACCATCGTGCACTTCCTGGTCGTCCGCGGATATCCGCGCCTGCTGTCCACCCGCCTGATGCCCGGCACGTCCACCAGCATCTTCGAGGCGCGTCTGACCTACCGGACGGGCACGGCGCTGCTGCCGCGCCTGATGCAGGTCTGCACCCGTCGGGGCTTCCGCATCCTCCAGGTCAGAGTCGAGCGGCTGCCCGGTCGCACCGACGACGCCGCGAAGGTGCTGCTGGAGCTCGAAGGCACCGAGGATCCCGCGCAACTGGCGTCCGAGCTCTTCCAGGACGACGGAGTGATCGACGTGGAGATGACGACAGGCGACGAGGAATAG
- a CDS encoding zf-HC2 domain-containing protein, translating to MSDHDALRLALGGYVLGALSPAESERVRAHLAVCDECRQEHAELAGLPALLATVTEAEAEAAAADVGAGAAGRAMPAVSGDLADRLVRRAAETVSNAPAAPSDTPAAPQAAEAGLLDRMLRQAAARRRRTWRLQWAGAVASLTLIAASIGGTWLATTGSVVSEATPPGPTAQAPSRTFSGHDPVTGVTASVKVSPSAWGSVLQVSAGGAPAGVICRLQAIGPGGARADAATWRAGQYPPGTTIPGAIPLSPGTIQHFEIVTGDGQKLVTMRA from the coding sequence ATGAGCGACCACGACGCCCTCCGGCTGGCGCTCGGCGGATACGTCCTGGGCGCGCTGTCCCCGGCGGAGAGCGAGCGGGTGCGAGCCCATCTCGCGGTGTGCGACGAGTGCCGGCAGGAGCACGCGGAGCTGGCGGGACTGCCGGCCCTGCTCGCGACGGTCACCGAAGCCGAAGCCGAAGCTGCTGCCGCCGACGTCGGAGCCGGAGCCGCGGGCCGGGCGATGCCGGCCGTCAGCGGGGACCTCGCCGACCGGCTGGTGCGGCGGGCCGCCGAGACCGTGTCGAACGCGCCTGCCGCACCCTCCGACACGCCCGCCGCCCCACAGGCGGCCGAAGCGGGCCTCCTCGACCGCATGCTCCGGCAGGCCGCGGCCAGGCGCCGCAGGACCTGGCGGCTCCAGTGGGCCGGAGCCGTCGCCTCCCTGACGCTCATCGCGGCGTCGATCGGCGGCACATGGCTCGCGACCACCGGATCCGTGGTCAGTGAGGCGACGCCGCCCGGACCGACCGCGCAGGCGCCGTCACGCACCTTCTCCGGACACGATCCCGTCACCGGCGTCACCGCATCGGTGAAGGTCTCGCCCTCGGCGTGGGGCAGCGTCCTCCAGGTCTCCGCCGGAGGGGCGCCCGCGGGCGTCATCTGCCGGTTGCAGGCGATCGGGCCCGGCGGGGCCAGGGCGGACGCCGCCACCTGGCGGGCGGGCCAGTACCCTCCCGGCACCACGATTCCAGGAGCGATCCCGCTCTCACCGGGGACCATCCAGCACTTCGAGATCGTCACGGGCGACGGTCAGAAGCTGGTCACGATGCGAGCGTAG
- a CDS encoding transglycosylase SLT domain-containing protein, with product MTTTTRTARFARLRTLTVTGIATTGAAAAALTLMPSPAQAAEATQVHASSVVAARSTDSHAYSGKAGYSNNLDGWIKQSLAIMKAKGIPGSYEGLHRNIMRESGGNPNAQNNWDVNARKGTPSKGLLQVISPTFNAYHVAGTAHSLTDPVANITAAANYAAHRYGSIDNVNSAY from the coding sequence ATGACCACGACCACTCGCACCGCCCGCTTCGCCCGTCTGCGCACCCTCACCGTCACCGGCATCGCCACGACCGGCGCCGCAGCCGCCGCCCTGACCCTGATGCCGTCGCCCGCACAGGCCGCCGAAGCGACGCAGGTGCACGCCTCCTCCGTGGTCGCGGCCCGCTCCACCGACAGCCACGCCTACAGCGGCAAGGCCGGCTACAGCAACAACCTCGACGGCTGGATCAAGCAGTCCCTGGCCATCATGAAGGCCAAGGGCATCCCCGGCAGCTACGAGGGCCTGCACCGCAACATCATGCGTGAGTCCGGTGGCAACCCCAACGCCCAGAACAACTGGGACGTCAACGCCCGCAAGGGCACCCCCTCCAAGGGTCTCCTCCAGGTCATCTCCCCCACGTTCAACGCCTACCACGTCGCCGGCACGGCCCACAGCCTCACCGACCCGGTGGCCAACATCACCGCGGCGGCCAACTACGCGGCCCACCGCTACGGTTCCATCGACAACGTCAACTCCGCGTACTGA
- a CDS encoding VOC family protein: MKQQVNLVTLGVEDLAVSRRFYSEGLGWTPLLDLDEIVFYQAGPGLALGLFSLADLGADTGQAAVAGTPFTLAQNLDTPADVDAAVERARAAGATVLKEPQRAAFGGYHAYFADPDGHRWEVCHNPGWSVADDGTVTLTPVEAPHAEG, translated from the coding sequence ATGAAGCAGCAGGTGAACCTGGTGACCTTGGGCGTGGAGGACTTGGCGGTCAGCCGCCGGTTCTACAGCGAAGGCCTGGGCTGGACGCCGTTGCTCGATCTCGACGAGATCGTCTTCTACCAGGCCGGCCCGGGGCTGGCCCTGGGCCTCTTCTCCCTGGCCGACCTGGGCGCCGACACCGGGCAGGCGGCAGTGGCCGGCACCCCCTTCACCCTCGCGCAGAACCTCGATACGCCCGCCGACGTGGACGCGGCGGTGGAGCGGGCCCGTGCGGCGGGGGCGACGGTCCTCAAGGAGCCGCAACGCGCGGCGTTCGGCGGCTACCACGCGTACTTCGCCGACCCCGACGGCCACCGCTGGGAGGTGTGCCACAACCCCGGCTGGTCGGTCGCCGACGACGGCACCGTGACACTGACGCCTGTCGAGGCGCCCCACGCGGAGGGCTGA
- a CDS encoding ATP-binding protein: MLTVPARKAHVSAARHFTADLLDCWRVTRSERDAAVLIVDELAVNAAQYGREHMTLLLLLDHDTLHLVVSGSGTAVERHHRETAPDEHGRGTGIVRHLAESTEVHQTRGGHEVRACPRCRA, encoded by the coding sequence CTGCTCACCGTCCCCGCCCGGAAGGCGCACGTCTCGGCCGCCCGTCACTTCACGGCGGACCTGCTGGACTGCTGGCGCGTTACCCGGAGCGAGCGGGACGCCGCCGTCCTCATCGTCGACGAACTCGCCGTGAACGCCGCCCAGTACGGCCGTGAGCACATGACGCTGCTGCTCCTCCTCGACCACGACACCCTGCACCTCGTCGTCAGCGGCTCCGGAACCGCCGTGGAGCGCCACCACCGCGAGACGGCCCCGGACGAACACGGCCGCGGCACCGGCATCGTCCGCCACCTCGCGGAGTCGACCGAGGTCCACCAGACGCGCGGCGGCCATGAGGTCCGCGCCTGTCCGCGGTGCCGGGCGTGA
- a CDS encoding LysR substrate-binding domain-containing protein: MFDLHRLRLLRELKHRGTLAAVAAALSYAPSSVSQQLSQLEAEVGVPLLEPAGRRVRLTAQAEILVAHTEAVLERLERAEAEIATSLSDLTGTLRIASFQTAALALIPTALGLLRDLHPQLRVHVTHMEPEKSLPALLARDFDLVLAEEYPGNPHPRPSELEQEDLLDDPLHLALPHPADSPDTDGPMAALRSLHGRPWVMEPDGTAARHWAMTLCRNAGFEPDVRFETTDLLLHLRLVEQRHAAAFLPDLVWYGRSPTVALRQLPRGQRARRISTVVRRGRSRHPAVLACRDALLRAVTLHSGRA; this comes from the coding sequence ATGTTCGATCTGCACCGGCTGCGGCTACTGCGTGAACTCAAGCACCGCGGCACGCTGGCCGCTGTCGCCGCCGCCCTCTCCTACGCCCCCTCCTCCGTCTCCCAGCAGCTCTCGCAGCTGGAGGCCGAAGTCGGCGTCCCGCTGCTGGAACCGGCCGGTCGGCGGGTGCGGCTGACCGCGCAGGCCGAGATCCTCGTCGCCCACACCGAAGCGGTCCTCGAACGCCTGGAGCGCGCCGAGGCGGAGATCGCCACCTCGCTGTCCGATCTGACCGGAACCCTGCGTATCGCCTCGTTCCAGACGGCCGCCCTGGCTCTGATCCCCACCGCGCTCGGCCTGTTGCGCGACCTCCACCCACAACTGCGCGTCCACGTCACGCACATGGAGCCCGAAAAGTCCCTGCCCGCCCTGCTGGCCCGGGACTTCGATCTGGTCCTCGCCGAGGAATACCCCGGTAACCCCCATCCGCGGCCGTCCGAACTCGAACAGGAGGACCTGCTCGACGACCCGCTGCACCTCGCGCTGCCCCATCCGGCCGACAGCCCGGACACCGACGGTCCGATGGCGGCGCTGCGCTCGCTCCATGGGCGCCCCTGGGTGATGGAACCCGACGGCACGGCCGCACGGCACTGGGCCATGACCCTGTGCCGCAACGCCGGCTTCGAACCCGACGTACGGTTCGAGACGACCGACCTGCTGCTCCACCTGCGCCTCGTCGAGCAGAGGCACGCCGCCGCCTTCCTTCCCGACCTGGTCTGGTACGGGCGCTCCCCCACGGTCGCTCTGCGGCAGCTCCCCCGCGGTCAGCGCGCGCGCCGCATCTCCACCGTCGTACGCCGTGGCCGCAGCCGTCACCCCGCCGTCCTCGCGTGCCGCGACGCCCTTCTCCGCGCGGTCACCCTGCACTCCGGCCGGGCGTAG
- a CDS encoding GNAT family N-acetyltransferase encodes MTELRGAFAVLRPTAREDIPALAGIRAAPEVRARWRGGDDLAADIVADLEDPHTRCLTVDFRQRPVGMIQWHAEEEPDYRHAGIDIFLDPSVHGRGLGTDAVRTLARHLVDTHGYHRLVIDPAADNTAAIRCYTKAGFRPVGIMRQYERGTDGTWHDGLLMDLLADELAR; translated from the coding sequence ATGACCGAGCTGCGCGGCGCCTTTGCCGTCCTCCGCCCCACGGCCCGCGAGGACATCCCCGCCCTGGCCGGCATCCGGGCCGCACCGGAAGTACGGGCGCGGTGGAGGGGCGGGGACGACCTCGCGGCGGACATCGTGGCCGATCTGGAGGACCCTCACACCCGGTGCCTGACCGTCGACTTCCGGCAGCGGCCCGTCGGCATGATCCAGTGGCATGCCGAGGAGGAGCCGGACTACCGGCACGCCGGCATCGACATCTTCCTCGATCCCTCGGTGCACGGCAGAGGCCTGGGCACCGACGCCGTACGGACCCTGGCCCGTCATCTCGTCGACACCCACGGCTACCACCGCCTGGTCATCGACCCGGCGGCCGACAACACCGCGGCGATCCGCTGCTACACCAAGGCCGGCTTCCGGCCCGTCGGCATCATGCGCCAGTACGAGCGCGGCACCGACGGCACCTGGCACGACGGCCTCCTGATGGACCTCCTGGCCGACGAACTGGCGCGCTGA
- a CDS encoding dicarboxylate/amino acid:cation symporter — MSANTADPKPANSGFRIPVPFWAQVLLGLVVGLILGFVARTYDVSWLATTLDKVGGIFVQLLKLAVAPLVFFAIMVSITNLRKVNNAARLAGRTLLWFMITSLIAVVIGLVIGLVSNPGSGSALTPADGAKPDHAGSWLDFLTGIIPTDVITPFTELNVLQIVFMAVVAGIAILKIGSKAQPVLTLSESILELLQKALWWVILLAPIGSAGLIGRAIVQYGWNLLGDYATFTADIYIGCALVLFGVYPLLLSVVGKLNPIQFFKGAWPAIQLAFVSRSSVGTMPVTQQAAIRLGVPKDYASFAVPFGATTKMDGCAAIYPAISAIFVAQIFDVQLGIKEYLLIAFVSVIGSAATAGLTGATVMLTLTLSTLGLPMEGVGLLLAIDPILDMMRTATNVAGQALVPVLVSAREKILDHAKYDNASASPADQAESLYDDPKQAVPVSV; from the coding sequence GTGTCCGCGAACACCGCTGATCCGAAGCCCGCGAACTCAGGCTTCCGGATACCCGTCCCCTTCTGGGCCCAAGTACTGCTCGGTCTCGTCGTCGGCCTGATCCTCGGCTTCGTGGCCCGCACCTACGACGTGTCCTGGCTCGCCACCACCCTCGACAAGGTGGGCGGCATCTTCGTGCAGCTTCTGAAGCTGGCCGTGGCACCGCTGGTCTTCTTCGCGATCATGGTGTCGATCACCAACCTGCGGAAGGTCAACAACGCGGCCCGCCTGGCCGGCCGCACCCTCCTCTGGTTCATGATCACCTCGTTGATCGCGGTCGTCATCGGCCTCGTCATCGGGCTGGTCTCCAACCCGGGTTCCGGCTCCGCCCTCACCCCGGCCGACGGCGCCAAGCCGGACCACGCCGGCAGCTGGCTCGACTTCCTCACCGGCATCATCCCGACCGACGTCATCACGCCGTTCACCGAGCTCAACGTGCTTCAGATCGTCTTCATGGCGGTCGTCGCCGGTATCGCGATCCTCAAGATCGGCTCGAAGGCCCAGCCGGTCCTCACGCTCTCCGAGTCCATCCTGGAACTGCTCCAGAAGGCCCTGTGGTGGGTGATCCTGCTCGCCCCGATCGGCTCCGCGGGTCTCATCGGCCGCGCCATCGTGCAGTACGGCTGGAATCTGCTCGGCGACTACGCGACGTTCACCGCCGACATCTACATCGGCTGCGCCCTGGTCCTGTTCGGCGTCTACCCGCTGCTGCTCTCCGTCGTCGGGAAGCTGAACCCGATCCAGTTCTTCAAGGGCGCCTGGCCCGCCATCCAGTTGGCGTTCGTCTCCCGCTCCTCGGTCGGCACCATGCCGGTCACCCAGCAGGCGGCGATCCGTCTCGGCGTCCCGAAGGACTACGCCTCCTTCGCCGTGCCGTTCGGCGCGACGACCAAGATGGACGGCTGCGCGGCCATCTACCCGGCCATTTCCGCGATTTTCGTCGCGCAGATCTTCGATGTGCAGCTCGGCATCAAGGAGTACCTGCTCATCGCCTTCGTCTCGGTGATCGGCTCGGCGGCCACCGCCGGTCTGACGGGCGCGACCGTCATGCTGACGCTCACCCTGTCCACCCTCGGCCTGCCGATGGAGGGCGTGGGCCTGCTCCTCGCCATCGACCCGATCCTGGACATGATGCGCACGGCGACCAACGTCGCGGGTCAGGCCCTCGTCCCGGTGCTCGTCTCCGCCCGTGAGAAGATCCTGGACCACGCGAAGTACGACAACGCCTCGGCCTCCCCGGCCGACCAGGCGGAGAGCCTCTACGACGATCCGAAGCAGGCCGTCCCGGTGTCCGTCTGA
- a CDS encoding glycoside hydrolase family 3 N-terminal domain-containing protein, with protein sequence MTSRVRQIRSRRSTALRYAAPLVTLALAATGCGASVTPGRIGDSPRSPTTREAPPAAASTPSPTQAATCTDRYFPGMTAAQRVGQLFMGGISAAHPDQAQLRTLRDNHVGAIMLTGRSTAGTTATRKTVDGFRGQADQVGGRRVGLLVATDQEGGQVQVLNGPGFSAIPDGLTQGSWSTATLRSQAAGWAKQLKAAGVDLNLAPIADVVPAALGTRNMPIGSFKREYGSTPETVTSHSGAFAAGFAQSGVLTTLKHFPGLGQVIGNTDTTANVVDSVTTASSSSLEPFRAGIRAGSPFVMVSSATYTKIDPTHLAAFSPTVIGQLLRGRLGFKGVVISDDIGNAVAVRSFTPAQRAVNFIAAGGNMILTVRPSTVPAMTQAIETRMRQDASFRAKVDDSVRRILAAKQSAGLLDCH encoded by the coding sequence ATGACATCACGTGTCCGGCAGATCAGGAGCCGCCGTTCCACAGCCCTGCGCTACGCGGCACCGCTGGTCACCCTGGCGCTGGCCGCCACCGGTTGCGGTGCGTCGGTCACGCCCGGGCGAATAGGCGACTCGCCCCGATCCCCCACCACCAGGGAAGCGCCCCCCGCCGCCGCGAGCACCCCCTCGCCGACCCAGGCGGCCACCTGCACCGACCGCTACTTCCCCGGCATGACCGCCGCTCAGCGGGTCGGGCAGCTCTTCATGGGCGGGATCTCCGCGGCCCACCCCGACCAGGCCCAGCTGCGCACCCTGCGCGACAACCACGTGGGCGCCATCATGCTGACCGGCCGCAGCACCGCCGGCACGACGGCGACGAGGAAGACAGTCGACGGCTTCCGAGGCCAGGCGGACCAGGTCGGTGGCCGCCGGGTCGGTCTGCTGGTCGCCACCGACCAGGAGGGCGGCCAGGTACAGGTGCTGAACGGCCCCGGCTTCTCGGCCATACCCGACGGACTGACCCAGGGCAGCTGGTCGACCGCGACGCTGCGCAGCCAGGCCGCCGGATGGGCCAAGCAGCTGAAGGCCGCGGGTGTCGACCTGAACCTGGCGCCGATCGCCGACGTGGTGCCGGCCGCGCTGGGCACCCGCAACATGCCCATCGGGTCCTTCAAGCGGGAGTACGGCAGCACCCCGGAAACCGTGACGTCCCACTCCGGTGCCTTCGCCGCCGGCTTCGCGCAGTCGGGCGTGCTGACCACGCTCAAGCACTTTCCCGGGCTGGGCCAGGTGATCGGCAACACCGACACCACCGCCAACGTCGTGGACTCGGTGACGACCGCGAGCAGTTCCAGCCTCGAGCCCTTCCGGGCCGGGATACGGGCCGGCTCCCCCTTCGTGATGGTCTCGTCGGCCACCTACACCAAGATCGACCCCACGCATCTGGCGGCCTTCTCACCGACGGTCATCGGTCAGCTGCTGCGCGGCCGGCTCGGCTTCAAGGGCGTGGTCATCTCGGACGACATCGGGAACGCGGTCGCGGTCCGGTCCTTCACCCCCGCCCAGCGGGCCGTGAACTTCATCGCGGCGGGCGGAAACATGATCCTCACGGTGCGGCCGAGCACCGTGCCCGCGATGACACAGGCCATAGAGACCCGGATGCGGCAGGACGCGTCCTTCCGGGCCAAGGTCGACGACAGCGTGCGCCGGATACTGGCCGCCAAGCAGTCCGCGGGACTGCTCGACTGCCACTGA